Proteins encoded within one genomic window of Carassius gibelio isolate Cgi1373 ecotype wild population from Czech Republic chromosome A4, carGib1.2-hapl.c, whole genome shotgun sequence:
- the LOC127971818 gene encoding gastrula zinc finger protein XlCGF7.1-like — MEFIKEESEDVKIEDTFRIKQEDTEEQTDSMLPKEESQEWNDLKEEKDLVEKQNDFMNGERSFNCLQTFTQQSAQKNGTSVYLTCLQCGKSFTEKGNLNVHMRIHTGEKRFSCQHCGKGFIQKESLKSHMRIHTREKPYTCPQCGKSFSHRGTINEHMRIHTGEKPFSCDKCDKSFRLKVNLSGHMRIHSRENCFLCHQCGRSFTDDKHLQNHVITHIGEHPFMCHHCGKTLSNNRNLKIHIRVHTGEKPFTCLQCGKNFTVKGNLKSHMRLHTGEKPYTCHQCEKRFAYHTDFKRHLQTHSGKKLQGSSV, encoded by the exons atggagtttattaaagaggagagtgaagacgtGAAGATTGAAGACACATTCAGAATCAAACAAGAAgacactgaggaacaaacag ACTCGATGCTGCCAAAAGAGGAGAGTCAAGAATGGAATGATTTAAAGGAAGAGAAAGATCTGGTTGAGAAACAAAATGATTTCATGAATGGAGAAAGATCTTTTAACTGCTTACAGACTTTCACACAGCAAAGTGCTCAAAAAAATGGAACCAGTGTTTATTTAACCTGCCtgcagtgtggaaagagtttcactgaAAAGGGAaaccttaatgtccacatgagaattcacactggagaaaagcgtTTCAGCTGCCAACATTGTGGAAAAGGTTTCATTCAAAAAGAAAGTCTTAAaagccacatgagaattcacaccagAGAGAAGCCGTACACCTGCcctcaatgtggaaagagtttttcacatAGAGGAACAATTAATGAGCAtatgaggattcacactggagagaagccgttcTCATGTGATAAGTGTGATAAGAGCTTCAGGCTTAAAGTAAATCTTTCTGGCCACATGAGGATTCACTCAAGAGAGAACTGTTTTCTATGTCATCAGTGTGGAAGGAGCTTCACAGATGATAAACACCTTCAGAATCATGTAATAACCCACATCGGAGAGCATCCTTTCATGTGCCATCACTGTGGAAAGACTTTATCAAACAATAGAAACCTTAAGATTCACATTAGAGTTCACACTGGGGAGAAACCTTTCACCTGCCTTCAGTGTGGAAAGAATTTCACAGTTAAAGGAAACTTAAAGAGTCACATGAGacttcacaccggagagaagccttacacctgTCATCAGTGTGAGAAGAGATTTGCATATCACACCGACTTCAAACGTCATTTGCAAACTCATTCTGGAAAGAAATTGCAGGGTTCCTCAGTGTGA